The window aacacttggtgaagagacTACGAACTGGACAATCAGATGAGGTATCAAAAATATGCATTGTAAAGGATTTGTAACAGTCTTTTTTACAACTTGTTTCAATTAAGATGAGAACACATAATTTTCCATATATGGCAACTAATGTTTTCCACTTTAGGTATCATTTCCTAGTGTAAGTCATCAGCCCAACGTTTACTCTCAAGATGATATTCCAAAGACTCTAGTGCGGACTATTAATCAGAGTTCCAGTGTCCAAAGCCTGGATTTCCATCCAATCCAACATACAATTCTTCTGGGTAGATTGCTTGCAGCCTTTTTTTTGTTTACTGATACATATACAATTTGCTTGTAACACTTTTTGGTACAGAACATGGCTATGTTACATCTCAATTTTTTTGCTATGCAGTTGGAACAAATGTTGGTGATATTGCCATATGGGAGGTTGGATCTAAAGAAAGGCTAGCACACAAAACCTTCAAGGTTTGGGATATCAGCTCTTGTTCTTTGCCATTGCAGGTGCTCCCTTCATATTTTCAGTTGCTTCTATCTTTGATCTCCATTTAGCATCAACTCAATCTGGTCCAATCTCTAAGTATTCCTTGTTTATTCTACTTGTAGGCAGCTCTCATGAAAGATACTactgtatctgttaatcgatgcTTATGGAGTGCTGACGGTTCTATTCTTGGTATAGCTACTTTGTTTAATTTCTTTTTAGTCAAATTCCTCGTCCATGGTTCCTGATGCTTGCATACTAACAATTTTTTCTATTTGTGTACTTATTTTGTGATTTCTAATTCCTGCAGGTGTTGCATTTTCAAAGCATATTGTTCAGACTTATGGTTTTACCTTAAATGGAGAGTTGAGGCAACAATTAGAGGTAAAGTAACTAAAGAATTCATTTTTTCATACAATAGTAGCACCTAATGCTTTACTTATCTGTAGATTGATGCACATGCTGGTGGAGTTAATGATATTGCCTTCTCCAATCCAAATAAGAGTCTATCTATAATCACATGTGGTGATGACAAGACAATTAGAGTGAGCATTAGTGGATGTGTTTTTGACTTATTTAAAATACATTAacagaataataataatatgccCTTATTTTACTATTATCTTTATGGCTTAATGGTAGGTATGGGATGCTGCAACTGGGCAGAAGCAGTACACGTTTGAGGGCCATGAAGCTCCTGTATATTCTGTGTGCCCTCATTATAAGGAGTCTATTCAGGTTTATTTCTTACTACCACATTATTTATtttcttggtgaagctttcttaatTTTAGAAGTTTAAGTTTAACTATCACACTAATCCACTTATCCTCTTTATGCAGTTTATCTTCTCAACTGCAATTGATGGAAAAATCAAAGCATGGTTGTACGATTGTTTGGGATCCAGAGTTGACTATGATGCCCCTGGAAAATGGTGCACAACAATGTCTTACAGTTCAGATGGGACTAGGTGAGTTCCATTTACTCCACCTATGACCTATCATTGTCACTAGTTAGTTGCTAGCTTGCATCATACACTAATCTTTAAGATAATAAAGAAGGTGCCACATGGTATCTGTATGTAATGGGACTTGGGTAGGGGATCCTTGGGCCACATAATATGTGTATGTAATGGGACTTGGGTAGGGGATCCTTGGACATGTGATTAGATATATAACAACATTTGGGTATTAAGAAACAGTTGGTGCATCATGGCATCCACATACATGTTACATTTTGAATATTCCAACACCTATTGACGGAATATTATCAATACTCTTCTTTATTCACTGCTAATTTTATTAAGTGAAAACATGTTGCAGGCTTTTCTCCTGCGGAACTAGTAAAGAGGGTGACTCTCATCTCGTAGAGTGGAATGAAACTGAAGGAGCTATTAAGAGGGCATACTCTGGTTTTAGAAAACACTCATTAGGAGTTGTCCAGTTTGACACTACTAGAAACCGATTCTTGGCAGCTGGAGATGAATTTATGATAAAGTTTTGGGATATGGATAATACTACTATTCTAACTACTACAGATGCAGATGGTGGATTGCCTGTTAGTAATTTTTTTTGGTCAACTAGTCTGCTTTTAATTTGTCTTAACCAAAACTACGACTCAAAATGACTTTTCCTTCTCTTGCACCACAGGCAAGTCCACGCCTAAGATTCAACCGTGATGGCTCATTGCTTGCAGTGACAACAACTGACAATGCAATCAAGATCTTAGTTAATACTGATGGCCAAAGGTTGGTAAGGATGTTTGAGAGTAGGGGATTTGAAGGGTCTCGAGGTCCTCAACAGATAAGTGCTAATGTGAAGGTAACTTTTGTATCATTTCTTCATGATTGAAATAAATGGAGTTTTTCATGTTATAGATTTAGGTGTAATAATAATTATATGAGAACTatagggaaaaggaaaataattaTATTCATACTTGTGTTCCATGCTATTTACTTAGGAacctaattttatataatttcatGCTTCTTGTATGCCTGATGTAAATAATAAGCTTAACTGTCGGTTCCATGCTTTGTTGGTCACAAAGTCTTTGCAATTTTGCATAAAATTCAAACATAACTAAAGTTGGGTTATCTGAATTATTATGATAATTTGGTCATCTAAATCTAGTAAGTATAAGCACATAACTATTTTGAGGTTTGAAATGGTTCGCTTTTGCCTTCAAAGTTTCACTGGTGCACTACATGATAATCTAACATCTGATTGGAGTTCCTTGATGATTACTAAAAAAATTTGTTATGTTTTTCGGACATATATATTGGTGTTTTTAATGGATCTCTACATTATGCAGCCACCACTTATTAATGCATTAGGGGCTGTCCCGAATGTTTCTAGCCCCATTGTACTTACTGCTGAGCGACCTGATCGACTCATACCTGCTGTATCAATGAGTAGCTTGGTAAGCCAATTTTGACTTTACTGTTGGTGATCTTATTTATCAGGTCTGACAATTACAGTGTTAAATGAGTTGTGTAGGCAGTTGTAGATAGTAACAGGAACGTTGATGTTAAGCCAAGAATTCTAGAGGATACTGAAAAGACCAAAGGTTGGAAGTTAGTTGACATTCTTGACTCTGCACACCTTAAAGCCTTGCGATTGCCAGATACATTCACAGCAAGCAAGGTTTGTTGGTCTTGCTACATGAGAAGTTAATCAACCAATTTATGGCGTGACACTCTAATCAATCAATTATCTCCTATTTGGCTCATAGGAATAGCTATTTGATTCTCTATGAATTACCATGAAATAGGTAGTTATATgctttgttaaaaaaaatgaattcaaAATATAAATTCATATAGAATTTTAATTCCCTAATCATGAGGGATAACTATTATTTCTCTATTTGAGAAATAACAATGCACCTATTGCTTCCAAAAATACTTATTTATTCAACATTTCAAAGAATATACATGTATTATGATCTTGCAAAGTGAGCCAGTTGGATTGGTCCTACCAGATAGGTCAAGATGGCTGGGTTGCTCTAGTTGGTAATTTTCTCATAAATGTAAGACATTGCATGCATTTCTCACGATGAATGCTCAAATCCTAAAGTAGATAGTACATTTTCTTACTATTGCAACTTGCAGGCATTTTGGTCTCATTAACACTTTTGTGGTATGGAATCACAAAACATGCGAACTGCAAATTTATTGCAACATATTCTTTTGTTATCTTTTAGCAATATCTATAATACACATCTCTGGAAAGAGATAACTTGGATTTTTATCTCTAAATTGTACCAAAGGTCCTAATCCAAAAGAAATAGGATATTGTAGTGATGATGCTTCAAGACAAAGCTATGTGCAATCAATCAAAACATAATAGCAAGTCAGTTATGAAATGGATTTCACTATGGTGATTGCCATTGATACTTCTACTAGGGTAACTTAGAACTTAATACTAGTTTAATAATGTCATAATTGTGCTGCAACAAGCATAGATCTTTTGTTTGAGTTTTGGACCATTGACTTCTTGACTATAGTCTATCATGATGGCCTAATACGGACGTCAATTTGATGGACTGACTGCATATGGCTCTAGACCACCCCATAAATGAAGCATTCCTTGACATCAAAATTGACTAATGTGATAGGGTAACGATAATACTTTAATCTTACATGCCAACCAACATTTGTACTATGTGGAAGAAATCAATGCATATATCTTGGTCATAGATGTGTGAAAACACCAAAAAATATAGACAGCTTTGGTTGATACTAGTTATTTGCTTCCTATTTCAATCATGGTTGTGTGCTTGTGAACTTAGTGTGCATTTCTTGTTGCATACTTTCATAATCTCAAATAGGAGGCCTAGGCCTTTTCTCTTATTAACTATTTGCCTATTCCGGGAACATAATTTTCTTTACTACAGGTGGTGCGTCTGTTATATACAAACTCTGGGCTAGCTATACTAGCTCTTGGCTCCAATGCTGTTCATAAGCTATGGAAATGGCCACGTAATGAGCGGAATCCATCTGTCAAAGTAACAAAAAGTTTTGTTTGCAGTTTCTTACTAGATGCCGATACATTTTCTCATGTATTCTTTTGTTGTTTCTTCAGTCAAATGCAACAACTGTCCCTCAGTTGTGGCAGCCATCAAATGGTGCTCTTATGACAAATGAAACAACTGATGCCAATCCAGAAGAAGTGACAGCATGTATTGCTTTGTCCAAGAATGATTCCTATGTAATGTCTGCATCTGGTGGCAAAGTTTCCTTGTTCAACATGATGACCTTTAAGGTGCACAACCTTCCATTCTCATGATAAATGATTTTTAGCTTATTTAAGTGAAAGATCATATTGTTTTTATATGTTGCAATTTGTATGATGTTTCACAGGTAATGACAACTTTTATGGCACCACCACCTGCTGCTACCTTTCTGGCATTTCATCCTCAAGACAACAACTTTATTGCTATTGGAATGGACGATTCCAGTATTTTAATATATAATGTTCGAGTTGACGAGGTTAGTGTGGTCATACTTGCTCAACCTCTATGAGAAGCCAAAcggtcctttttttttttttttcctttttggaaGCTAAGCCAAAAATTACTCTCTTACTTAAAAACCAAACTGCAAATTTCTTTAGTATGCTTATGCCCAATGCTATTTTCATTGTCATCTTCAGGTGAAAACCAAGCTCAAGTGTCACCAAAAAAAGATTACAGGCCTTGCATTTTCACAGTCATTAAATGTCCTTGTGTCGTCAGGTGCCGATGCCCAGGTATTTAGGTCTACTtctatttagatatttttatcgcGTCATTACATAGACCTGAGTGATCATGACTTCCAATTGTTTACAATTTGAGATTCCAGCATTTTAGCTCTATACTTGATTGCTAATGTCTCAATACTCATTAGTTTTAACTCCCTAAAGGTTCTGATTTGGTGAATCCAATTGCAGCTATGCATGTGGACTATCGATgggtgggagaagaagaagtctAGATATATCCAGGTGTCAGCCTCCCGTGCAGCCCCATTAGTCGGGGACACTAAAGTTCAATTTCATAATGACCAGGCACATCTCTTGGTTGTCCATGAAAGTCAATTAGCTATCTATGACAGCAAGCTTGAGTGTTCGCGCTCAGTAAGTTCTGATCTTAACATGCCTTTGCTATCCTTGTTGGTTATGTTGGAATATTTCTCCAAAAAATTTTTTTCCTTCGCTATGATTGGGTGCTGTATTTTCTCTCAATTCCATAATTCATATGAGAAGCTACAATCCCACAGAAGAGAATAAAACTCACAAAGAGTAGTACTAGAAAAATGATTGACATTGAGAGTAGATCCCTTTTACCCCAAGTCAAATTGGAATAGAAAAAGAATtttgatctaattttaaataattttctaatatCTAAACATGATAATTATCAGAACAAAAACAACCTGAATTATTTTATTCTCTTAAATAAAAGAATCtaccaaattttttttatgaagtcCCAAACTTCTAAAAATTGAATTCATGATTTGCATTATCCTTCTCAACCAAGAAAAGCAACTCTCAGTAAATTGTATCTTTCTTAGTTCATCATTTGCAAGTAAGAATCAATCTCTCTAGTCAACTGTACTGTGAAACACCTTATTTTCTTGGTTGAGTCTATGCCTAAGTAAGAATGTACCTAAACTTTAAAATATGCCACTCAACTCTAAAGTTTAGCTGATAGTTGTCATCTCTTGTGTAAGGTTCTTAATCCATCGAATAAACCAAGCTCTCAGATTCACGTGTCATCTACGCAATCCACCTCTTGCGGATCTTGTCAAAGTTGCCAACTCAATGCTCATCCTATGGTCCTTCGAATGTTCAACCATCCTTTTCCAATCTTTAGTAGATTTTTAAGTTATTGACCTAATCATCATAAGCTCCATGAGCTTCGTGTGCATTCAACTAAGTCTTTGCAGACTTTATGAATTTACAAGTCATGCAagcaaacctaacttaaaccctctGACAAACACATCAAAATAACTTAGTTGAACATAACTATTTAAGGCATAAATGTCCTTCCATCCTTCCATATATAACAAGACCTCTACATTGAAATTAGTCTAATACTCAATAAGTGTAGTATTAATGTTTCTCACAGTACAAGAGCAACCAATAGGGCAAACATGAAATTTGCTCGAGTGTTCGGAAAGCTGCTGAGGACAAATAAGGATGAGAACCAAATCTAATACTTTGTAATATTTATATGCATCAATATGCattttattaaattcattacatAATGCAATTCCCCTATTTACGTTTAACATTTAATCATTTATCCGGTAGGTGAACCAGGAGCAGGAAGTGACAGGTACTGGATCAAATTAACTAGTTGATGAATTTTGGGCTTGCATAGAGAACAACACACACGAAGacaatattattattaaattaaaaaaaactacaTGCATTAGTGTCCCTTTTAAAAGACTCCTATCCAAATAAAAGTGacaataaatttgaaaagttttgaagtttttaatttttttttttttcaatcctcagttcaaaatagaagcttaactacgaTGGTTTATTTGTTGGATGTGGGAAAATCAATCTTGCAGAAGAATGAAAATTCTCGTTATTCTTTCTAAATGCTGATTGAACTGTCCTTTGCAGATCTCTCTTTCATGCTTTGATATATGTCTCCGAGGAATTCTTCCTCTGTGTGAGCATGCATTGTATATTAACACTTACCTAAATTCACTGGTTTAAATTAAAGATATCTGTTTTGATACAGTGGTCTCCTAGAGACATGCTCTCGGCACCAATTTCACATGCAATCTACTCTTGTGACGGCTTGTCAGTATATGCCGGCTTCTCCGATGGTGCCATTGGAGTCTTCGAAGCAGACAGCTTGAGGCTTCGATGCCGGATCGCACCATCTGCTTATTTACCAGCATCCATTCAAAGGTACACCTAAAAGAGTTTCACAAGATTACCTATACATCTCTCAGCTCATTTGCATGGAATCACTTTGAAACTGAATCTTTCGACGCCTGGTTTCCACTTTTCAGTGCTGGGTCTACTCATCCTGTGGTGATTGCTGCTCACCCGACCGAATCCAACCAGATTGCACTCGGTATGAGTGACGGTGCCGTCTATGTTCTGGAGCCATCAGACATGGATCCAAAGTGGGGATCAGCCCCGCCCCAGGAAAATGGCTCTCATCCTTTGACCTCAAATCCGGTCTCCAACAATAACCAGACGCCCGAGCAACCCCCTCAGAGGTGACGACTTCGACTTGGCTTTCTATAAACAGATTAGATATTTTGTGTTAACTGACTTCAAAAGGATGAGTAACTTTTGAATACAACCTTTGTCCtgctcatgtttttttttttttttatggcaACATGTCTCTCATTGTAAAGCTCGTAATCTTAATCTTTGTGATGCATAGAAATGTTTGTAAATGATGCTGATGCAATTAATTGTGCTAGAATTCCTTGCCTTCTCTATCTTATTTTATACGGTTTTAGCAATAACAAATAAACAGGTTTATTTACATTATCTGGTCAAAATAGCTGttctttgttttaaattttgtgaAATacgcctatgctttatttattaTCAGTGCACTCAtcacttaataaaaattattataaaattatatatatattattcacATCGTAATAAAGAAAGGATAGTTGCAATTTACATAATTTCTTATACTGATTTAAAATTGAATGCTTGAAATGAAATAATTCGCTTTTGCTAAGGTAGAAATCTAATTTTAGCTTtagtaatatatatttttattagaattaaatttatttttatttcctaaaGATGAATAGTTAAATTGAAACTTCGGGGTTTTAAATAAATATGGATAATAACGATCTATAGTTTTAGAAATTAAGAGATTTGTTCTGATTGTTTTCCAGAAAAATCatggggaaaaaaaaataaaagatacccTTTATTTTGGTATACTTctcatatttcaattttttttatttgcattGTTATAGTAATTTTGTGGAAA is drawn from Zingiber officinale cultivar Zhangliang chromosome 1B, Zo_v1.1, whole genome shotgun sequence and contains these coding sequences:
- the LOC121971490 gene encoding protein TOPLESS-RELATED PROTEIN 2-like; translated protein: MSYLSRELIFLILQFLDEEKFKDAVHKLEQESGFYFNMKHFEDLIQEGEWDEVEKYLSGFTKVEDNRYSMKIFFEIRKQKYLEALDSQDRAKGVELLVKDLKVFASFNEELYKEITQLITLDNFRQNEQLSKYGDTKSARNIMLMELKKLIEANPLFRDKLAFPPFKTSRLRTLINQSLNWQHQLCKNPRSNPDIKTLFTDHSCAIPANGARGPPTNGPLVGSIPKSGAFPQLVAHSPFQPVVSPPASAIAGWMTNANPSFPHAAVAQGPPGLIQPQSTAAFLKHPRTPASAPTVDYQTADSEHLVKRLRTGQSDEVSFPSVSHQPNVYSQDDIPKTLVRTINQSSSVQSLDFHPIQHTILLVGTNVGDIAIWEVGSKERLAHKTFKVWDISSCSLPLQAALMKDTTVSVNRCLWSADGSILGVAFSKHIVQTYGFTLNGELRQQLEIDAHAGGVNDIAFSNPNKSLSIITCGDDKTIRVWDAATGQKQYTFEGHEAPVYSVCPHYKESIQFIFSTAIDGKIKAWLYDCLGSRVDYDAPGKWCTTMSYSSDGTRLFSCGTSKEGDSHLVEWNETEGAIKRAYSGFRKHSLGVVQFDTTRNRFLAAGDEFMIKFWDMDNTTILTTTDADGGLPASPRLRFNRDGSLLAVTTTDNAIKILVNTDGQRLVRMFESRGFEGSRGPQQISANVKPPLINALGAVPNVSSPIVLTAERPDRLIPAVSMSSLAVVDSNRNVDVKPRILEDTEKTKGWKLVDILDSAHLKALRLPDTFTASKVVRLLYTNSGLAILALGSNAVHKLWKWPRNERNPSVKSNATTVPQLWQPSNGALMTNETTDANPEEVTACIALSKNDSYVMSASGGKVSLFNMMTFKVMTTFMAPPPAATFLAFHPQDNNFIAIGMDDSSILIYNVRVDEVKTKLKCHQKKITGLAFSQSLNVLVSSGADAQLCMWTIDGWEKKKSRYIQVSASRAAPLVGDTKVQFHNDQAHLLVVHESQLAIYDSKLECSRSWSPRDMLSAPISHAIYSCDGLSVYAGFSDGAIGVFEADSLRLRCRIAPSAYLPASIQSAGSTHPVVIAAHPTESNQIALGMSDGAVYVLEPSDMDPKWGSAPPQENGSHPLTSNPVSNNNQTPEQPPQR